The Bacteroidota bacterium DNA segment AAAACCCTGCGTAAATAACGACACACTAATTTTGCCCTTGCTCAACGGAGTTAGCAGCGTAGAAAAGATAAAGCAGCATTTTCCTGAAAACACAGTACTTAAAGGCTGTGTATATATCGTATCGCGGCTTAAGCAGCCCGGAATAATTGAAAATTCGGGCAACATACAAAAACTGTTTTTCGAGCTAGCCGACGGACGCAGTGAAGCGTTAATGCAGTATGAAGCTGTGTTCCGGGAAGCTGGTATAGAAGCAAACTGCACTTCAGATATTTCTTCCGTAGTGTGGGAAAAGTTTGTCTTCCTTTCGCCCATTGCCACCATTACCTCCTGCTACAACAAATGTATCGGCGAGATACTGGCTGCCCCCGAAACAGAAGCAAGGCTTCATTTATTAATTAACGAAATTATCGGGCTGGCAAAAGCCAAAGGCATTCCTTTTGACGAAAAAACCGGAGAAAAAACCTTTGGCAAAATCCGTTCACTTCCATTTGAATCCACCACTTCCATGCATACCGATTTCGTAAAGCATAAAACAAAGACAGAAATCGAAACATTAACCAACTATGTAATTGAAGAAGGCAAAAAGCATAATATACCCACACCAACCTATTTACAGATGTATGAGCAATTGATACGCCTTTAAGCAAATCCCAAACGTAATTCCCCTAAACTGCAAAATACATGAATAAATTTATCGGGCTACTGACGTTTGTAATTCTCAGCACCGGCTTATATGCTCAACAATCAGAAAAGATTTATCTCAATAAAGCCGACTCCACACGTAATTGTTACACAGCAATTACGCCACCCAAACAGCCGTGGAAAGGATTGCTGGTGCTGCTGCCCGGTTTTGGCGAAGATGCAGAAAGAGTGATGCAGCAAACCAATTTGCCCAAAACAGCCGCACGCAACGGCTTGCTTACTGTTATTCC contains these protein-coding regions:
- a CDS encoding ketopantoate reductase family protein; the encoded protein is MPHLKIAIVGIGGVGGYFGGLLARKYYGSTQIEICFLARGAHLQAIQQNGLCVIKGDTSFTAFPAIATHNAADIVNANMVVICTKSYDLESVIEQIKPCVNNDTLILPLLNGVSSVEKIKQHFPENTVLKGCVYIVSRLKQPGIIENSGNIQKLFFELADGRSEALMQYEAVFREAGIEANCTSDISSVVWEKFVFLSPIATITSCYNKCIGEILAAPETEARLHLLINEIIGLAKAKGIPFDEKTGEKTFGKIRSLPFESTTSMHTDFVKHKTKTEIETLTNYVIEEGKKHNIPTPTYLQMYEQLIRL